In Syntrophorhabdaceae bacterium, one genomic interval encodes:
- a CDS encoding TAXI family TRAP transporter solute-binding subunit — protein sequence MKKLFIIFVSVIFIFAVASLSDAQQKKGWPTKGVTIGAAPIGGVYYIWAGGPAKVLGEKLGVPASVESTGGPVHNVQLVNVKQLDFGMVTAAPAYEGWTGAGWAKGKKYQNIRAIFPMYTTYFQMYALKKSGVKSIKDFGGKSIGTGPVGGTPATYWPMIIAEAGVKPKRIVNASSSDLDNQLKDGLLDANGQSVGLPWGLVSADETTHDIVVIGVEGDIADRFIKKHPDFAKGVIPKGTYKSAPSDITTLTVWNFMVTYKDMSADFVYEFTKEIFKNKPLLVSVHKSAKEVEPKNILYSPIPLHPGAIKYYEEIGIKIPKELKGQ from the coding sequence ATGAAAAAACTATTTATTATCTTTGTATCCGTTATATTCATCTTCGCTGTTGCTTCCTTATCGGATGCACAACAAAAAAAGGGCTGGCCAACAAAGGGTGTTACTATCGGTGCCGCTCCTATTGGCGGCGTTTACTACATCTGGGCTGGCGGTCCTGCTAAAGTACTGGGAGAAAAACTTGGCGTTCCTGCCTCTGTCGAATCGACAGGCGGCCCCGTTCACAATGTTCAGCTCGTCAATGTCAAACAGCTTGATTTCGGCATGGTTACAGCCGCCCCTGCGTATGAAGGCTGGACCGGGGCCGGCTGGGCAAAGGGGAAAAAATACCAGAATATCCGTGCTATCTTCCCGATGTATACGACATACTTCCAGATGTACGCGTTGAAAAAGAGCGGTGTTAAAAGCATTAAAGATTTTGGCGGCAAGTCCATCGGCACAGGTCCTGTGGGCGGAACACCGGCTACCTACTGGCCGATGATCATTGCCGAGGCAGGGGTAAAACCAAAAAGGATCGTCAATGCCTCGTCATCAGACCTCGACAATCAGTTGAAGGATGGGCTCCTCGACGCCAATGGCCAATCAGTCGGCTTACCGTGGGGCCTTGTCTCTGCCGACGAAACAACCCATGACATTGTTGTTATTGGCGTTGAGGGCGACATAGCCGACAGGTTCATCAAGAAGCATCCCGATTTCGCAAAGGGCGTTATTCCAAAAGGCACATATAAGAGCGCACCAAGCGATATAACAACATTAACAGTCTGGAACTTCATGGTTACCTATAAGGATATGTCCGCTGATTTTGTATATGAGTTTACAAAAGAGATATTCAAGAATAAACCTCTCCTTGTAAGCGTTCATAAATCCGCAAAGGAAGTGGAACCAAAGAATATCCTTTATTCCCCGATCCCTCTCCATCCTGGTGCAATAAAATACTATGAAGAGATCGGCATCAAGATTCCCAAGGAATTGAAAGGACAATAA